acttggtttaaaaactaattttaatttattcatcaaTTTTTTTGCAAGCAGCATAACTTCACTCGTAACCTTAGGTGATTTTTCACCAAACTTTTGTTCTCTGGCATCATTGTAATATGGCACAGGAATCACATGAAAGCCAAGAGAAGTTTGCAGGTTTCCAGCACTGTCAAACGTCTCATCACGGGGAAAAAGGTACACATATTTTGTGGCGGCTCTGTATCGTGAGGTCATGCGGCACAGTGCCACCTTCTGTTTGGCGATACACTGCATCACTCATAAGGTCATTGCTTCCTTTGATCAAAGTTTCTTCCGCATATGCAAAAGAAGACGGGCCAAAATGCAAATCTTCCTTGGCAGAGGTAAGTGGCTCAAAACCCAACAAAGTTAGTTCAGGCTCTTCAAACTTATACATCATTTCTTTTTCTTCACTGGTAAAGACAATGTCCTTTCCCGCTACGGTTAGATAGTTCACAACATCGGAGAGCAACAGTAGCTGTCCAGTCGCCTGATCATGAGATTGTTTCACACTTCTAACCGGCTCATTCGTAGCTCGATACAAAGGCTCCTTAGGTAGTATACTGGCCTCTATATAAAATGTGTACAGAGAGACTCCTACAGAAACTCCCATTCCCAAATTCCACTTCAACTTGGCATGGCGTCTAGTTCTGAATTCCAACCTCTTAACTCGTACAAGGAGTTCTTCCAGCTTCGATGTGGCATCAACTTCTGTGTCAGAGAAGCCATTCACAATCTCCACAAGCTCCTTATAAAATGTTGAGTAATCAAAATTGGTCCCCATTGGGAGCAACTCAAGTGAAATGTTCAGTTGATTCAAATCTTTGGCTCTCTTTCGTGCCTTGTGTGCTTGATCGGTATCTGTAGAGTGAGGATCACTGTCATCCGTAAATAACAGGATTATTTTTGCTTCAAAGTTACTTCCACTTTGAGAAAACAAGGAGCTGCAATACCAAAGAGCATCTGCAAGGGAACAGTGTTCTGATGAACTGTAAGGTCGCTGTAGTGATGCAGCATTTGTATCACTCATAATCAAATCAATCTGCTTTACATATTCCACATTTGGGTGGGCAAGATCCAGaggacatgaaatatttttcagtttatctTTGGGATTGCAATTGGCAGTTCCAAACAAGACCAAACCAATCAGGTCCTGCTGCTGAGCAGTCATCTTATTCAGCAGAACTGTTCTGCAGCGCGGCtatgaatttagttattttaacattttctgaaTTGATAACCGATTCAGAAAACATAGATGGTCTGCAGTCGATCAAAAATAAGACGCCAGACTTGCCTCCtagtttttcaatttcatttttatcaattGAGGCATCATCTTCGGAAGCCATGGTATCACTCATTGTGCTACAATGAtgtttaacttttacttttactctaCTAAATAATCTTCCAACTAAAACAGCACCAGCATATATACCTCAATCAAGAACTACGACCAACACCACACCTCTACCGACTCGCCACCATTTACCGTGTAAGGTGttgtaagtttggtttagtttagattaaggttgtgaaatattataatatattatgagcaagggtttctgtgagaggatttaataataggttagattggcaatacaacaccctcaaaagaaccaacacatattttatttgtgacaacatctcattaaattgattaaaattttaattaacaattgataacgtcaatcgacatattgagcacaaattttaataccttaatactttgaagacatatttaatattaaattattcattacaatttattattaatttaattcactataacatttactagtaattttgtagtgttgcaataaatatgagttcatggactaacgtgagaaactttcttttaaagtatcttaaacatttacataaatttacattttcgaaattgtgaacatttaaataaaatatatgaaataagaaaatatgaatttaaataactattcatttgatttttacacattataatctttgcttttcattatattaggtacaggtaccatggaattgtaaatgattaatgaaccctgatatatactaagttcctaaaattacttacatcttattgcacttcacacttattacgcctaaagatatttttcccgcacacgaacacaagcactggcactcccgaacgtcgtttttcgaattcccgtcctcgacttcctcctatCTTCCtagttcttcagttttgatgttgttctcccgccagctctccaatgaccacgcctatgccaaatctctccatcataattggtgagtaccaatttttcatatcagcatggctgtcccttacatcgtcgcacggttttagataataagcatttccgctgcttaaacaagcatttcctgtttgttcatcatcggtgtctgggcggatgtgcgtatccacttacatccggaggatgtttgtctcaaattgtaatacaagacttccttttcagcaactatctgtacattgattttatgaattttattttactaataattacgtatgtcttacaggAACAACAACATGAATGGCCTTATTATGATAAGGAATACGGTTGTAAACATTACGTTAAACcacatttacttattatatattaataaaaatgttgaaaataaaactaggTTGCTTCATGTCCTAAAACTGAATATTACGTGTAGTGACAATTTCTTCAACTTAAAGAAGataaacatatattctaaaagtttataatacgttttataattGATTAGACTTGGAAAAAACacgattttccggacatttgtcaatattttacgtaaagatatcagtaacactacgtttcgagagttaaaatctgatctcttcctcaggtggatattTAACctaagaaataactaataaataactcaataaataaCAGTATCGACAAACAAATCATACATGAGCAGTTTGACACATCAGGAATGAGTCATAGAATTGAATAatgaatttgaatgaatttaattttttctgtccGGGCAGATGTACTTAATTCTTATCTGTATGatatatgtctgtctatctaACCGCAGGACATCTCGTAAATGGAATGAGGCCTATAGGCTttattttgcatgcaaactcaaCGAAGCTGTTACGCGACATTGTACTATATTATAATGCATACTATTACGATAAAACTATCATGAACCTCCGATTTGTTATGTTTGGCTGAGTTAAACACACTTCCGGTACAAAAGTGATGACATCCGTTAGGCAAATTGTACATAAATAGGAGATTTTggcatgtgatatattaacatgTAACCTAACTATCCTAACACTTACATCATTTAATTGTGAAttggtgtgtagaattttatgatTCACACAAAGTGATGAAACCCAAATTACCTAACAGGaatatgaatgtatcatatacaatatatctcgagaaatatttcacctTCATATTTGAAATCTTTCATGTAACTTCACTTCTACATAGTAGAATTAGTATAAGATTATGCATGTCCAACCATCAATATGGCTGGGTTTCATTGAAATATATCACTGAGTACGCTGATATAATTTCGTGTGCTCAAAATAATACTTTGGCTCtacatacaatttaatatataataatgaatgtttttttattactttaacatatTATATCCGTATCAATTATAATGCTACCTACTTCAACAGAATTTTTAGctgtcaaataaataaacatatatatgtacatattctAAGTTTGACTGTCCTTCTTTCTggcaataatgaaatgagctattgacttaaattttttattaaatgtcagCGAAACTTGTTACGCGATAGGTGATGTGAAGTACTCCTACCTTGCTATCAATGGGAAGGCTCGATTTTGTCCCTGTATCAAACAAGCTACTATGTGCgataattttgtaaatactaatgaaatgagctataaactaaAAATTCTACTTGTAACGTACTTCAACGAGGCCTGTAACGCAACACGTAGTGTACTTCTACcttattctaaaacaaaatatgtaaatatcctGAATTATCAGCTTAAGTATCGGGTTATAGATATATGTAGTACAAGTACGTATGGATTTTCGAAAGTATATGTACAGAGTAGTTGTTCAGTTGAGTGaatgtgtaattaaatattaagtggTTTTTAGGACATGATCTAAGTTAATAGACCTATACCTCATGCTAACCGAGagactacaaattattttaagggGAGGGAAAGAGGTAAAGAGCCCTGAAGCAGCACCTATATACTTCATATGACAAGCCGggataccacaggaaatgccgacaACGAATTTTTCCTCAGTCTTACACCTTCCCTGGTACGTGTGATGTGTTATTTAGTGCTCTTTGCTCTGTGCAGTGTCAAATATGTTGGGTTCATTTTCACTAGCCTGGACTTCATGGTGTTGGTGTGATGATTAAGTATTACTTGATTATGTTAGTAGCTGTCCATGTTCGcacttttcttttttgtttttaagtgttttgttgGAAAAATGTTTACACCTGACGAACAGGGTAGAATTCAATCCTCAAAAACATAtggtgttatattttttaatttaatcgtaGGAAATATCCGAAATCCTCTTAACATTTTAAGAAGATAGTAGTTATAACgttatttatatcaatttcaatATATACTCAAAACActtgttacaaaactttgtataGAATGGaaaaatacaacacttttaaacaaaaaCGTGACAATTGAATCTGAGGAGTCCCATGAAACGGTATAACGAAGTTGACAAAGCAATCAACATGGCGGCATGCAATGATAATGTAACCCCTAGTGTGCAGTCTGTGCAGTCAACCACCACAATGTTATTGAACTGTAGATCctatataattctttatttaaatggtctgtAGAAATATCTGGTTGTGTTTACTATTCATCTCGATTtatatatctccattattttaattgtaaaaatctttGCTACTGTGATTATTGtccataaaatacagggtgtattATGAATTCAATAAGACATTGTTTTCCAATTACTGTATACCCCTTTGAACTCCAACCTTGTTCAGacgttttatatactttatttagggttagattattttacaatgtattggACTATATCCCCGTGTAAGTGAGTAATGCCAAGAAGCTGCTGAAACACAAACGTGATAATAAACTTAGTTTCTTCAATAGATAATGCTTTAAGACTTGCAAgatttattgatacaaattattattatagattgaaatcaattaaataagtttatctaCACTGTACCCTATGGGTAAAGATGTAATTCTATAACAGAGATGTTACGGTCGATTAGCTAGGAAACTGAATGGGTTTAAACAGCTTTCTCTTGAAAACGTTCAACATAAACCGTTATAAGCCCCAAACAAAAAGTTCTAACAAAAAACTCCATGCTTTGTAATAGTTATatcataaatcttaaatattggATATATAGGTCTTCCCTTTAATGATAACTGTAGATTTACTTCTAATCTTGTAATAATGGATTTATATATGTAAGTGTCGTTTTCCCCTATTATTATACGTAGTCATCAAAAATATCCGaactatttcataaattttcgggatttcatataataaatacaatatgtacTTATTAAATTGTACGCGTAAAACTCAAAAACtctgaagtaaaaataatatttctatattttaggtatgttttcttaaaaaaagtcaCCACAAACTTGTAGAAAGTATATACACAATAAGGATAAATATAATGAAGTACTTAACTAATCCATATTAAGAGAAGTTGGAGAAGTTGGGAGGTTGGTGTAATCCTTCATGTTGGTTTTACTTCCAATAAAGAAGGTTCATTTCACTCAACTTTATTTAAAACCTGTCATTTCAGTGAGGGTTTCATAGCCATAGCAATCTGTGAATGACAAGTGAATAACTACGGATCAACCACTGTTGAGATGACGGTCTGTAAATCCCTCGGATT
This Homalodisca vitripennis isolate AUS2020 chromosome 3, UT_GWSS_2.1, whole genome shotgun sequence DNA region includes the following protein-coding sequences:
- the LOC124358278 gene encoding X-ray repair cross-complementing protein 6-like, producing the protein MTAQQQDLIGLVLFGTANCNPKDKLKNISCPLDLAHPNVEYVKQIDLIMSDTNAASLQRPYSSSEHCSLADALWYCSSLFSQSGSNFEAKIILLFTDDSDPHSTDTDQAHKARKRAKDLNQLNISLELLPMGTNFDYSTFYKELVEIVNGFSDTEVDATSKLEELLVRVKRLEFRTRRHAKLKWNLGMGVSVGVSLYTFYIEASILPKEPLYRATNEPVRSVKQSHDQATGQLLLLSDVVNYLTVAGKDIVFTSEEKEMMYKFEEPELTLLGFEPLTSAKEDLHFGPSSFAYAEETLIKGSNDLMSDAVYRQTEGGTVPHDLTIQSRHKICVPFSP